Proteins from one Chitinophaga oryzae genomic window:
- a CDS encoding S41 family peptidase: MVPAIPLLPLTLFTLQPVAADTPLRYPAAAVIRLIDTLSGKLDESHPGYYRYRSKSRVQQYTDSLKATITADSLTTLEIYRKVKPFVSAIGCLHTGLQLPPAYVSQLNSQPNLLPLQLLFDDRQATVTTNYSADSSLLPGAVITAINGKSIRDLLAVLLPAIPADGYNLTMKYKTLYHQFPSWYRSMIGPAGTFTLTLSDGRTVIIPAARFEELARPGFLEEPSPRETLSFTLKGKTAILTIRSFAASDVKRTGQHFRKYIDRVFLQLQQQGIRQLIVDLRGNTGGTDGNAVYFTRHFFGQPFRYWDRIEVTPTIAGQIKGFTRLFYRKPALREGTYRWKKSPVTREFDYYTLQQPARSVYNGKTYILTDGFCMSSCADVAAILSFHRKAVFIGEETGGGYQGNTSGMMPVVELPPVSLLLTVPLQQYYNAVDTTLHRGHGTPPDYAVPLTANAVINGIDQPMELALRLAGAM; the protein is encoded by the coding sequence ATGGTCCCTGCTATCCCCCTGCTGCCCCTGACCCTTTTTACGCTCCAGCCTGTAGCCGCCGACACGCCGTTGCGTTATCCCGCTGCCGCTGTTATCCGGTTGATAGATACGCTTTCCGGAAAGCTCGATGAAAGTCACCCCGGATATTACCGGTACCGCTCCAAAAGCAGGGTACAGCAGTATACCGATTCCCTGAAAGCCACGATCACGGCAGATTCGCTCACCACGCTGGAAATTTACCGCAAGGTAAAACCTTTTGTTTCCGCGATCGGTTGCCTGCACACGGGGCTGCAACTGCCACCGGCATATGTATCGCAACTGAACAGCCAGCCGAATTTACTGCCCTTACAGTTATTATTCGACGACAGGCAGGCAACGGTCACCACAAATTATTCGGCAGACAGCAGCCTGCTTCCCGGTGCCGTGATCACGGCCATCAACGGTAAAAGCATCCGGGATTTGCTGGCGGTACTGTTACCCGCCATTCCGGCTGACGGCTATAACCTGACCATGAAGTACAAAACATTGTATCACCAGTTTCCTTCCTGGTACCGCAGTATGATCGGGCCCGCCGGCACCTTTACACTGACGCTGTCCGATGGCCGTACCGTCATCATACCGGCTGCCCGGTTTGAGGAGCTGGCGCGCCCCGGCTTCCTGGAAGAACCCAGCCCCAGGGAAACGCTCAGTTTTACCCTGAAGGGAAAGACTGCCATTCTCACCATCCGTTCTTTCGCCGCATCGGACGTTAAAAGAACAGGACAACATTTCAGGAAGTATATCGATCGGGTATTTCTTCAGCTGCAGCAGCAAGGTATCCGGCAGCTGATCGTAGACCTCCGCGGCAACACCGGCGGCACCGATGGTAATGCCGTTTATTTCACCCGGCATTTTTTCGGGCAGCCATTCCGTTATTGGGACAGGATAGAAGTCACCCCAACGATAGCGGGGCAGATCAAAGGCTTTACCCGTCTTTTTTACCGGAAGCCTGCTCTCCGGGAAGGGACCTATCGTTGGAAAAAGTCCCCTGTCACCCGGGAGTTTGATTATTATACGCTGCAGCAACCGGCGCGGTCTGTTTATAACGGCAAGACCTACATCCTGACAGATGGATTTTGTATGTCTTCCTGCGCGGATGTAGCGGCTATTCTGTCATTTCACCGAAAAGCGGTTTTTATCGGGGAGGAAACCGGGGGCGGTTACCAGGGTAATACCAGCGGCATGATGCCGGTCGTTGAACTACCGCCCGTTTCGCTGTTGCTGACCGTACCGCTTCAGCAATATTATAATGCAGTAGATACGACGCTTCACCGGGGCCATGGCACGCCGCCGGACTATGCCGTGCCGTTGACGGCCAACGCTGTTATAAACGGCATCGACCAGCCTATGGAGCTGGCGCTCAGGCTGGCCGGTGCTATGTAG
- a CDS encoding ABC transporter permease: MITNYIRTAVRSLWKNKVYSFLNIFGLMTGIACAGIIFLWVEDEVQYDSMHEKKDRLYAVLQHWQYDGYKRTFWSTPALMGPAIQAEFPGVARTCRTTEGEVSAMFSNGQTAYYSSGMYADSTLFSMFTFPFVEGDAQSAFTQPNSLVITETAARKFFGQTANVRGKLLKMDNQQEYMVTGVLKDLPQNSTLRFEWLAPFQTYLNAHKALASWDANAINSFVELVPGADVAALNRQLAGYVKEKFPKAICSPFLFSMNDWRLRNEFTDGRQTGGRIGYVRLFTVIGWIIIFIACINFMNLATARSEKRSKEVGVRKVLGAGKGRLVIQFIGEAMLMSLLAAVLAVAVISLLLPAFNAMVGKQIGLGLQHPAHWVALLAIALVTGLVAGSYPSLYLSSFNPVKVLKGIKTPGGSAAFIRKGLVTVQFTVSIVLIVSTIIIYQQIEHVKQRKLGYNKDNLLEMDVTGRMGQDFAAIRQDLLNTGLIENVALSDHATIYGGNNTNAFRWPGSPENGFLISHRSVTPGFFFTSGMELTQGRDFLSGAAVDSFSVVITESLSRLMGAEGSIGRNLLIPDDEENNYRPYRIVGIVKDYVYGNMYGKPDPVAFFKRDNDPRMMYVRIAAKADPEQAVKGIEQVMAKDNPGYPFAFRFVDEQFNAMFSSEQMIGRLSRVFASLAIVISCLGLFGLAAYTAERRTKEIGIRKVLGASVAGIARLLSVEFLKLVMLSAVIAFPLAWGIMAYWLDQFSYRTAIHWWVFVLAGGMAVVIALATVSYQAVRTAMRNPVKSLQTM, translated from the coding sequence ATGATTACCAACTATATCCGGACCGCTGTCCGCAGCTTGTGGAAAAATAAAGTATACAGCTTCCTGAATATTTTCGGGCTGATGACAGGCATTGCCTGTGCTGGTATTATCTTCCTCTGGGTGGAAGACGAAGTGCAATACGACAGTATGCACGAAAAGAAAGACCGGTTATATGCCGTTTTACAGCACTGGCAGTATGATGGTTATAAACGTACTTTCTGGTCTACCCCGGCATTGATGGGCCCGGCCATCCAGGCGGAGTTCCCCGGCGTAGCCCGCACCTGCCGCACTACGGAGGGGGAAGTATCCGCCATGTTCAGCAACGGTCAGACGGCTTATTATAGTTCCGGGATGTATGCAGACAGCACGCTTTTCAGCATGTTCACCTTTCCTTTTGTGGAAGGGGATGCGCAATCCGCTTTTACTCAACCCAATTCGCTGGTGATAACGGAAACGGCTGCACGTAAATTTTTCGGGCAAACGGCCAACGTGCGGGGGAAGCTGCTGAAGATGGACAACCAGCAGGAATATATGGTGACGGGCGTATTGAAAGACCTGCCGCAGAATTCCACCCTCCGGTTTGAATGGCTGGCGCCTTTCCAGACTTATCTTAACGCGCACAAAGCGCTGGCATCGTGGGATGCCAACGCGATCAATAGTTTCGTGGAGCTGGTGCCGGGCGCCGATGTAGCGGCGCTCAACCGGCAGCTGGCGGGTTATGTGAAAGAGAAATTTCCGAAAGCTATTTGTTCGCCTTTCCTGTTTTCGATGAATGACTGGCGCCTGCGGAATGAATTTACGGATGGCAGGCAAACAGGCGGCCGGATTGGCTATGTGCGCCTGTTTACCGTGATAGGATGGATCATCATTTTTATTGCCTGTATCAATTTTATGAACCTGGCGACGGCACGCAGTGAGAAACGTTCCAAAGAAGTGGGGGTGCGCAAAGTGTTAGGGGCCGGGAAAGGCCGGCTGGTGATACAGTTCATCGGGGAGGCAATGCTCATGTCTTTGCTGGCGGCTGTATTGGCGGTGGCGGTCATCAGCCTCCTGCTGCCGGCATTTAATGCCATGGTAGGCAAACAGATCGGGCTGGGGCTGCAGCATCCGGCGCACTGGGTGGCATTGCTGGCCATTGCGCTGGTGACCGGATTGGTGGCCGGCAGTTATCCTTCCCTGTATCTCTCTTCGTTTAACCCGGTGAAGGTGCTGAAAGGCATCAAAACACCCGGCGGCAGTGCGGCGTTTATCCGCAAAGGACTGGTGACAGTGCAGTTTACGGTGTCTATTGTACTGATTGTTTCCACCATCATCATCTATCAGCAGATAGAACATGTGAAGCAACGAAAGCTGGGCTACAACAAGGACAACCTGCTGGAAATGGACGTTACCGGAAGGATGGGGCAGGACTTTGCCGCTATTCGCCAGGACCTGCTGAATACAGGATTGATAGAAAATGTAGCGCTCTCTGACCATGCCACCATATACGGAGGCAACAATACCAACGCTTTCCGCTGGCCCGGTTCACCGGAAAACGGTTTCCTGATCTCCCACAGGAGCGTAACGCCCGGATTCTTTTTCACCTCCGGCATGGAACTGACACAGGGGCGCGACTTCCTGTCCGGCGCTGCGGTAGACAGCTTCAGCGTTGTGATCACCGAATCGCTGTCCCGCCTGATGGGAGCAGAAGGAAGTATCGGCCGGAACCTGCTGATACCGGATGATGAAGAAAATAACTACCGCCCCTACCGGATCGTAGGCATCGTGAAAGATTATGTATACGGAAACATGTACGGCAAGCCGGACCCGGTGGCGTTTTTCAAGCGCGACAATGATCCCCGCATGATGTATGTCCGGATAGCAGCCAAAGCCGACCCGGAGCAGGCGGTGAAAGGAATAGAACAGGTGATGGCAAAGGACAATCCTGGTTACCCGTTTGCCTTCCGCTTCGTAGATGAACAGTTCAATGCCATGTTCAGCAGTGAACAGATGATAGGCCGCTTGTCGAGAGTATTTGCATCGCTGGCCATCGTTATTTCCTGCCTGGGATTATTCGGGCTGGCGGCTTACACCGCCGAACGAAGGACTAAGGAAATCGGTATCCGCAAGGTGCTGGGCGCCAGTGTGGCAGGCATCGCCAGGCTGCTGTCCGTGGAGTTCCTGAAGCTGGTGATGTTATCGGCAGTGATCGCATTTCCGCTGGCATGGGGCATTATGGCTTACTGGCTCGATCAGTTCAGCTACCGCACGGCTATTCACTGGTGGGTGTTTGTACTGGCAGGAGGTATGGCCGTTGTGATTGCGCTGGCCACCGTCAGCTACCAGGCTGTACGCACAGCGATGAGGAATCCGGTAAAGAGCTTACAGACAATGTAG
- a CDS encoding winged helix-turn-helix transcriptional regulator: MKTTVNRYPECDYKGKTRALNDAMELLQGKWKVLIITVLCCRGRKRFTELQQEVEGISAKMLTRELQVLELNQLVQRTVCSTKPVTVQYEITPYGKTLEKIVLQLMDWGLGHRRRIMSATLSVSSLPDSSSLCVQPGS, translated from the coding sequence ATGAAAACAACTGTCAACCGCTATCCTGAGTGCGACTACAAAGGCAAGACAAGAGCCCTGAACGACGCCATGGAGCTCCTTCAGGGCAAATGGAAAGTATTGATTATTACGGTCCTCTGTTGCCGCGGACGGAAACGTTTCACCGAACTGCAGCAGGAAGTGGAAGGCATCAGCGCCAAAATGCTGACGCGCGAACTACAGGTCCTGGAGCTGAATCAGTTGGTGCAACGAACAGTTTGTTCCACCAAACCGGTGACGGTACAATATGAGATCACTCCTTACGGCAAAACGCTGGAGAAAATTGTCCTGCAGCTGATGGACTGGGGCCTTGGGCACCGCCGCCGTATTATGTCGGCTACATTGTCTGTAAGCTCTTTACCGGATTCCTCATCGCTGTGCGTACAGCCTGGTAGCTGA
- a CDS encoding DinB family protein: MRKLLSAWLMLASVQVFGQTAAPDLKSVLLAQLRSTHNRAEWFVPANTAVAGLSAEQANWKDNSGNHSVGQLVQHLVFWNERQLNKFLGKEVKDFKGDNNETFANVDKASWETAVKKLDEILTGLEQFVEKADEKTLTAAAGNIANISAHNAYHTGQIIFVRKEQGSWNPDNGVK; this comes from the coding sequence ATGAGAAAGCTACTCTCCGCATGGCTGATGCTGGCGTCCGTACAGGTATTCGGACAAACAGCCGCGCCTGATCTGAAATCTGTTTTACTGGCACAGCTCCGCAGTACCCACAACAGGGCGGAATGGTTCGTTCCGGCCAACACTGCCGTGGCCGGCCTCTCCGCCGAACAGGCCAACTGGAAAGACAACAGTGGCAACCACTCGGTAGGTCAACTGGTACAACACCTCGTTTTCTGGAACGAACGGCAGCTCAACAAATTCCTCGGAAAAGAAGTAAAAGACTTTAAAGGCGACAATAACGAAACGTTTGCCAACGTAGACAAAGCCAGCTGGGAAACAGCGGTAAAAAAACTGGACGAAATACTTACCGGGCTGGAACAATTCGTGGAAAAAGCGGATGAAAAAACACTCACCGCCGCAGCAGGCAACATCGCCAATATCTCCGCCCACAACGCCTATCATACCGGACAGATCATCTTTGTCCGCAAAGAACAGGGATCGTGGAACCCTGACAACGGTGTAAAATAA
- a CDS encoding DinB family protein encodes MTALLKWTDRRFQWGHTADYVPFFMERLRATAPRLDEMTVLVPEDIMEIRDEGKWSVKEHIGHLADIELLHDKRLEDLLAGRTLTAADPENRATVEAHHNQYPISELVYHFRQVRDNFLKQVEHFSAADMEKRAMHPRLGQQMSLADILYFIAEHDNHHLTVIAAFLRKHYA; translated from the coding sequence ATGACAGCATTATTAAAATGGACGGACCGCCGTTTCCAGTGGGGGCATACGGCAGACTATGTTCCTTTTTTCATGGAGCGTTTGCGGGCCACGGCGCCGCGGCTGGATGAGATGACGGTGCTGGTGCCGGAAGACATCATGGAGATCCGGGATGAGGGCAAATGGTCGGTGAAAGAGCATATTGGTCATCTTGCAGATATCGAGCTGCTGCATGACAAGCGGCTGGAGGATTTGCTGGCGGGCAGGACGCTGACCGCGGCAGACCCGGAAAACAGGGCGACAGTGGAGGCGCATCACAATCAGTACCCGATCAGTGAGCTGGTGTATCATTTCCGGCAGGTGCGGGACAATTTCCTCAAACAGGTGGAGCATTTTTCCGCGGCTGATATGGAGAAGCGGGCGATGCATCCGCGTTTGGGCCAGCAGATGTCGCTGGCCGACATATTGTATTTCATAGCAGAACACGATAATCATCACCTGACGGTGATCGCTGCTTTTTTGCGAAAGCATTATGCCTGA